The genomic segment CCCAACCGTATTTTTCATAATATTCGCTATGATCTGTAGTGAGGTACACACATGAATATCCCAAATTGGCTGTTTTTTCAATACCATCTTTCAACAGAATTGAGCCCAAAGCTCTACCGCGATAACTTGGCTCTACGTACAGACAGGCAATCCAAGGCAGTAAATCCTGTCTGCTTACCAAATCATTCACCAAAAGAGCATAACAGCCGACAATAACATCTTTATCTAACAACAGATAAAAGCGGGGAAGACCAATGGGGGAAGAACTTGAATGACTGATTGCGTCGTAGTAAAAATTATAATTCACTTTACTTCCCCACTTAGCATGAAAGTATTGGATAGCGCATTCGATGCCACCGGAGAAATCCCAAACATTTACGATTTTCATAATAAGCTCCAGATAGTTGTTTATTGTTTATCGCTTAAAAAGACCCAACGGCTAAAGGCTTGTTCATGTTTCTGCTGGCACAGATCTATACTGTGTGCCAAAACAGTATACTCATGAAGGCTTAAATTTTTACTAGAAAGCTTTTCTTCCAGTTCTATGAGTTCGGTTTCTAATGCTTCAATTTCTTTTTCAAGCTTCACGAACTCACGTTGTTCATTATATGTGAGCCCTTTTGATTGGCGTTTAGGCTTTAATATTTTGGAGTTATTCTCAGGGCTTTTATCTTCATCTTGATAACGTTTAACCAGCAAGTAATCGGAGTAATTTCCGGCAAACTTGCGGATTTTTCCATTCTCAAATACAAAAAGGTAATCAACGGTTCGATCCAAAAAATAGCGATCGTGAGAAACCACGAGCAGGCAACCCTTGAAAGCATCAAG from the Candidatus Cloacimonadota bacterium genome contains:
- a CDS encoding GNAT family N-acetyltransferase, with protein sequence MKIVNVWDFSGGIECAIQYFHAKWGSKVNYNFYYDAISHSSSSPIGLPRFYLLLDKDVIVGCYALLVNDLVSRQDLLPWIACLYVEPSYRGRALGSILLKDGIEKTANLGYSCVYLTTDHSEYYEKYGWERIQDAYNYYGEQGRVYKYCIPHSTQS